TGCTCGGTCCGCACCGGCCCGACGGTGATCGCGTTCACCCGTACCCGCGGCGCCCACTCGACCGCCAGCGTGCGCGTCAGGTTCTCCAGGCCGGCCTTGGCCGCGCCGTACGCCGCCGTGCCGGGGCTGGCCCGGCGCGCGCTCTCGCTGGAGATGTTGATGATGTGCCCGCCGTCGTCCTGGCGCTGCATGACGCGGTTCGCCTCCTGCGCCACCGTCAGCGGGGCCAGCAGGTTCAGGCCGACGATGGCGGCCGCGAACCGCGGACTGGCCTCGGCGGCCAGCGCGTAGGGCGCGCCGCCGGCGTTGTTGACGACCAGGTCCAGGCGGCCGTGGTCGGCGACCACGCCCTCGACGAGGTCGCGGACCTGCTCGGCGGCGCGCACGTCGGCCGTGCGGTGCTCGGCGCCGGCCGGCAGCGGCACGTCGGGCACGGCGCGGCCGCAGCTGACCACGGTCGCCCCGGCCGCGAGCAGCCGCCGGGTGACGCCCCGGCCCACGCCCCGGGCGCCGCCGGTGACCAGGGCGACGCGGCCGGTCAGATCGAGGGTGAGGGGCACGTCCGCAGGCTACCAAGCAAGTGTTAGGTTGGGAAGCCGCCGCGCGCCGCCACCCCAGCGGCGGCCCGCATGCCAGACTGGGACGGTGCCGCTGACCGTATCGATCCTGGGCCCGCTCGAGATCCGTGTCGACGGCGCGCCGGTGGCGCTCGGCGGCGCGCGTCTGCGCACCCTGATGTCCCGGCTCGCGCTCGACCCGGGGCGGGCGGTCACCATCGGGGCGCTCGTCGACGCGCTGTGGGCCGACGAGCCGCCTGAGGGAGCGGCGAACGCGTTGCAGTCCCTGATCTCCCGGGTCCGCAAGGTCCTCGGGGATCCCGCGCTGCTCGCCGCCGCGCCGGGCGGATACCGGCTGGCGATCGCGCCGGAGTCGGTGGACGCGGTCCGGTTCGAATCACTGTCGCGCTCGGGTCGCGAAGCACTGCGCGCCGGCGATCCCTCGGCGGCGCGCGCCACCCTGCGCGAGGCGCTGGCCCTGTGGCGCGGTCCGGCACTGGCCGACGTCGCCGACGCGGCGTTCGCCACGGCCCCGGCCGCGCGGCTGGACGAGCTGCGGCTGGCCGCGCTGACCGACCGGCTGGACGCCGAGCTGCGGCTGGGCCAGGCCGCCGAGGCGCTGGCCGAGCTCGAGGCGCTCAGCGCCGAGCACCCGCTGCGCGAGAACGTCGCCGCGCTTCATGTCAGAGCCCTGTATGCGGTGGGGCGGCAGGCCGACGCGCTGGCCGTCTACGAACAGGTGCGGCGGGCCCTGGCCGACCAGCTGGGCATCGATCCGTCCAAGGAGCTGGCCGAGGTCCACCTCGCGGTCCTGCGCAGCGACCCCGCCCTGGCCCCGGCCGCCCTGGAGCAGGCCCCGCGCACGAACCTGAAGACCCGGCTGACCAGCTTCGTCGGCCGCGACGAGGAAGTGGCGCGGATCGGCAAGATGCTGGACGCCTCCCGCCTGGTGACGCTCGTCGGCCCGGGCGGCGCGGGCAAGACCCGGCTGGCCGGCGAGGCCGCGCAGCGGGTCCTGGAGCGGTTCCCCGACGGCGCCTGGCTCGCCGAGCTCGCACCGGTCACCGATCCCGGCGAGGTGCCGCAGGCGGTGCTGTCGGCGCTGGGCCCGCGCGAGAGCCGCGTGATGGCCGGCAACGGGAACCCGGCCGCGGCCGCGGCGTTGCTGCGCAGCGCGGAGGGCCACCTGATCGAGACGGTGGCCGAGAAGCGCGCGCTGCTCATCCTCGACAACTGCGAACACCTGGTCGGCGCGGCCGCTGACCTCGCCGAGACGCTGCTGGGCCACGCGCCCGGCCTGCGCGTGCTGGCCACCAGCCGGGAGCCGCTGACCATCGACGGCGAGAGCCTGTTCCCGGTGCCGCCGCTGGCACTGCCGGAGGGGGACGGGCCCGACGAGTATCGAGGCGGGGCAACGGAATCCGGCGCTGTTTCGACCTCCGGTCTCAGTTCCGGAACCAACGCCGGATCCGCCTCCGGTCTCAACGCCGGCTCGGGTCCTACCTCCGGTCCTCGCTCCGGAACCAACACCGGTCGCACCTCCGATCCCCGCACCGCCCGCGCCGGCACCGGCACCGGCACCGGCACCAGCCTCGACCCCGACACCGCCCTCACCGTGGCCGACACCGTCCTGGCCTACCCCGCGGTCCGGCTGTTCGCCGACCGCGCGACCGCCGTCGTCCCGGACTTCGCCGTGGACGCCGAGACCCTCCCCGACGTGATCCGCATCTGCCGCAGCCTCGACGGCCTGCCGCTGGCGATCGAGCTGGCCGCCGCGCGGCTGCGCACCCTGCCGCTGCACCAGATCGCCGGCCGGCTCGGCGACCGGTTCCGGCTGCTCACCGGCGGCAGCCGCACCGCGATGCCGCGGCACCAGACGCTGCGCGCCGTCGTGGCCTGGAGCTGGGAGCTGCTCTCCGAGGACGAGCGGGACCTCGCCGAGCGCCTGGCCGTCTTCCCCGGCGGGGTCACCGCCGAGGCCGCGGCCGCGGTCACCCCGGGCCTGGACCCCGACTCCGCCTTCGACCTGCTTTCGGCGCTCGTCGACAAGTCGCTGCTGCAGGCGGTGCCGACCGAGCCCGGGCAGGACCCGCGGTTCCGCATGCTGGAGACGCTGCGCGAGTACGGCGCCGACCGGCTGAGCGAGGCCGACCGGCTCGCCCAGACCCGGCGCGCGCACGCCGCCTTCTTCCTGGAGCTGGCCGAGACCGCCGAGCCGCAGTTGCGGCGCGCCGCGCAGATGATGTGGCTCAAGCGCCTCAACGCCGAGCGCGACAACATCCTGGCCGCGCTGCGGTTCGCGGCCGCCGACGAGGACGCCGACACCGCC
The sequence above is a segment of the Catenulispora sp. GP43 genome. Coding sequences within it:
- a CDS encoding SDR family oxidoreductase — translated: MPLTLDLTGRVALVTGGARGVGRGVTRRLLAAGATVVSCGRAVPDVPLPAGAEHRTADVRAAEQVRDLVEGVVADHGRLDLVVNNAGGAPYALAAEASPRFAAAIVGLNLLAPLTVAQEANRVMQRQDDGGHIINISSESARRASPGTAAYGAAKAGLENLTRTLAVEWAPRVRVNAITVGPVRTEQAYLHYGDEAGVAAVARTIALGRLAEPDDVGDVCVLLASPLASYVNGTAILLDGGGTRPAFLDAANADHP
- a CDS encoding BTAD domain-containing putative transcriptional regulator; the protein is MPLTVSILGPLEIRVDGAPVALGGARLRTLMSRLALDPGRAVTIGALVDALWADEPPEGAANALQSLISRVRKVLGDPALLAAAPGGYRLAIAPESVDAVRFESLSRSGREALRAGDPSAARATLREALALWRGPALADVADAAFATAPAARLDELRLAALTDRLDAELRLGQAAEALAELEALSAEHPLRENVAALHVRALYAVGRQADALAVYEQVRRALADQLGIDPSKELAEVHLAVLRSDPALAPAALEQAPRTNLKTRLTSFVGRDEEVARIGKMLDASRLVTLVGPGGAGKTRLAGEAAQRVLERFPDGAWLAELAPVTDPGEVPQAVLSALGPRESRVMAGNGNPAAAAALLRSAEGHLIETVAEKRALLILDNCEHLVGAAADLAETLLGHAPGLRVLATSREPLTIDGESLFPVPPLALPEGDGPDEYRGGATESGAVSTSGLSSGTNAGSASGLNAGSGPTSGPRSGTNTGRTSDPRTARAGTGTGTGTSLDPDTALTVADTVLAYPAVRLFADRATAVVPDFAVDAETLPDVIRICRSLDGLPLAIELAAARLRTLPLHQIAGRLGDRFRLLTGGSRTAMPRHQTLRAVVAWSWELLSEDERDLAERLAVFPGGVTAEAAAAVTPGLDPDSAFDLLSALVDKSLLQAVPTEPGQDPRFRMLETLREYGADRLSEADRLAQTRRAHAAFFLELAETAEPQLRRAAQMMWLKRLNAERDNILAALRFAAADEDADTAVRICAAMAWYWMLGDQNHEGRAWTRLALQVPGPSPKEAHAIVYVMERITSVFEDYLWEEIPRLTEEIAETVAATGTCDHPLLALGAVVAPMLSDDREQLETAIEKYARHPDPWVGASLHLLRGLSAENAGVRAPVRADLERARETFEELGDRWGLSAALNGLASLAVTEGDDTTALRLQDEALSLIREINAFTNAAQIQINRAQLLTRLGQTDEARRLLQEVLDTAQRSGSQMSCFVAMLGLTEHHRAAGEPDQAWHFLRMATVEFIDNWNGPPQLLAFRESIAAMLHLDAGEPEPAREALGQAFLYGLAAKDLPIQARMAVGAARYAEAVGDSELAMRLLGASENMLGAQDRSDNERVALVKKLADRPDYESCYAVGKNATRDENQVLVAHTLGLSEDLLTDPRTGIHTLRP